One stretch of Chryseobacterium fluminis DNA includes these proteins:
- the rocD gene encoding ornithine--oxo-acid transaminase encodes MSTVETAKNSQYFIDLEDQYGAHNYHPLPVVLDKGEGVFVWDVEGKKYYDFLSAYSAVNQGHSHPKIVDALVEQARKLALTSRAFYNSKLGEYEKKITTLFGFDKVLPMNSGAEAVETAVKIARKWSYEVKGISENAAKIIVCENNFHGRTTTIVSFSNDPDANQNYGPFTPGFIKIPYNDITALEEVLSKEAQNIAAFLVEPIQGEAGVYVPDENFLKKASEICKKYNVLFIADEVQTGIARTGRLIACHHEDVQPDILILGKALSGGMYPVSAVLADNEIMNVIKPGQHGSTFGGNPIACAVAVAALDVVEDEKLSERAEKLGQLFRSEIEKLIEKTDLITKVRGKGLLNAILINDTPDSSTAWNLCLQLKENGLLAKPTHGNIIRLAPPLVITEEQLLDCVKIIEKTILDFKK; translated from the coding sequence ATGTCTACAGTAGAAACAGCAAAAAACTCACAGTATTTCATTGATCTTGAAGACCAGTACGGAGCACATAACTATCATCCTTTACCTGTAGTTTTAGACAAAGGAGAAGGTGTTTTTGTATGGGATGTCGAAGGTAAGAAATATTATGATTTTCTTTCGGCATATTCTGCTGTAAACCAAGGACATTCTCACCCTAAAATTGTTGATGCTTTGGTGGAGCAGGCAAGAAAACTGGCCTTGACTTCAAGAGCTTTCTATAATTCAAAATTAGGAGAATACGAAAAGAAAATTACAACACTTTTTGGTTTCGATAAAGTGTTACCGATGAACTCCGGAGCCGAGGCTGTGGAAACCGCCGTAAAAATAGCCAGAAAATGGAGCTATGAAGTAAAGGGAATTTCGGAAAATGCCGCGAAGATCATTGTTTGTGAAAACAACTTCCATGGAAGAACAACGACTATTGTTTCTTTCTCCAATGATCCGGACGCCAATCAGAATTACGGTCCTTTTACTCCCGGTTTTATTAAAATTCCCTATAACGATATAACAGCATTAGAAGAAGTCTTATCTAAGGAAGCCCAGAATATTGCAGCATTTTTGGTTGAGCCTATTCAGGGAGAAGCAGGAGTATATGTTCCTGATGAAAATTTCCTGAAGAAAGCATCCGAAATTTGTAAAAAATACAATGTCCTTTTCATTGCCGATGAGGTACAGACCGGTATTGCGAGAACCGGCAGATTAATAGCCTGCCATCATGAAGACGTCCAGCCTGATATTTTAATTTTAGGAAAAGCCCTTTCAGGCGGAATGTATCCTGTTTCTGCCGTTTTGGCGGATAATGAGATCATGAACGTTATTAAGCCAGGACAGCACGGCTCTACTTTCGGTGGAAACCCGATTGCCTGTGCCGTTGCGGTAGCGGCATTAGATGTGGTGGAAGATGAGAAATTATCTGAAAGAGCTGAAAAGCTCGGACAATTATTCAGGTCTGAGATCGAAAAACTGATTGAAAAGACCGATCTGATTACCAAAGTAAGAGGTAAAGGTTTACTGAATGCGATCCTGATCAATGATACTCCCGACAGTTCTACTGCGTGGAACCTGTGTCTGCAACTGAAAGAAAACGGATTGCTGGCAAAACCAACTCATGGCAATATCATCAGATTGGCTCCACCGTTGGTTATTACGGAAGAACAACTGCTAGACTGTGTTAAGATTATTGAAAAAACTATTTTAGATTTCAAAAAATAA
- a CDS encoding glycosyltransferase family 2 protein, with amino-acid sequence MPELTEKVSGLIITFNEEKNIREVLGCFNFCDEIVIVDSFSTDKTLEIACTFPNVKIIQNTFEDFTKQRNLALDNAGNDWVLFLDGDERITPELRQEVIEELNKADKKDAYYFYRKFFFAGKPIHYSGTQTDKNFRLFRKSKARYVSEKKVHETLHVNGTVGELKNKLLHFSVNDYKSYKKKMIHYGVLKGQELAAKGKKFSVLTQYSKTTFKFFKAYILRLGIFDGKEGYQLSYLQALSVFETYESLKKEQN; translated from the coding sequence ATGCCTGAACTCACTGAGAAAGTTAGTGGCTTAATCATAACATTCAACGAAGAAAAAAACATTCGGGAAGTACTCGGATGTTTTAATTTTTGTGATGAAATTGTCATTGTCGATTCTTTCAGTACCGATAAAACTTTGGAAATAGCCTGTACTTTTCCCAATGTGAAAATTATTCAGAATACATTTGAAGATTTTACCAAACAGAGGAATCTGGCATTGGATAACGCCGGAAACGACTGGGTTTTATTTCTTGACGGTGACGAAAGAATCACTCCTGAACTGAGACAGGAAGTTATAGAGGAGCTGAACAAGGCAGACAAAAAAGATGCCTACTATTTTTATAGAAAATTCTTTTTTGCCGGCAAGCCTATTCATTATTCAGGGACACAGACGGATAAAAATTTCAGATTATTCAGAAAATCAAAAGCCAGGTATGTTTCTGAGAAAAAAGTTCATGAAACTTTGCACGTAAACGGAACAGTCGGAGAGCTTAAAAATAAACTTCTCCATTTTTCCGTTAATGATTATAAGTCCTATAAAAAGAAAATGATTCATTACGGAGTTCTGAAAGGACAGGAACTGGCTGCCAAAGGGAAAAAATTCAGTGTACTCACTCAATATTCCAAAACCACGTTTAAATTCTTTAAGGCATACATTTTGCGTTTAGGTATATTCGACGGAAAGGAAGGATATCAACTCTCTTATCTGCAAGCGTTAAGTGTTTTTGAAACTTATGAATCATTAAAAAAGGAGCAAAATTGA
- a CDS encoding glycosyltransferase family protein yields the protein MKICVISFDFWGYDEHIVETLCTKNIDAHHIKIGDVTHSNFSERATNAVSKIFLNKNLKTEKRQKFVLESLEKLGHQDQILVLNPDTFDLSTLEKIRKKSDRLITYLYDSLDRFPVEKEKLNLFDKIFSFDIADTQKYCFEKLTNYIYLPHVENGEQETKIDLFYITSYDNKRVTFIKLLTKKLSELSLKFQVIVIGKKGWKHQLKNIFFTVPENLQIVFGIKKVDHSKLPEYYRNSKALLDLTRENQYGLSFRVFEAMALEKKIVTDNEFIKTYDFYDPSNILVLNETCSNLDKSFFELPYEKIPEEIYYKYTLDNWVNKVFQLS from the coding sequence ATGAAGATTTGTGTTATTAGTTTCGATTTTTGGGGTTATGATGAGCATATTGTAGAAACACTGTGTACAAAAAATATCGATGCCCACCACATTAAAATAGGTGATGTGACCCATTCAAATTTTAGTGAAAGGGCGACGAATGCCGTAAGTAAAATTTTTCTTAATAAAAATCTGAAGACCGAAAAAAGACAGAAATTTGTATTGGAATCTCTTGAAAAGCTGGGCCATCAGGATCAGATTTTAGTTTTGAATCCTGATACTTTTGATTTGTCAACACTGGAAAAAATCAGGAAAAAATCTGATCGACTCATCACCTATCTTTACGACAGCCTGGACCGTTTTCCCGTGGAGAAAGAAAAATTGAATCTTTTTGACAAGATTTTCTCATTCGATATTGCAGATACTCAAAAGTACTGTTTTGAAAAATTAACCAACTATATTTATCTTCCTCATGTGGAAAATGGAGAACAGGAGACCAAAATCGACCTCTTCTATATCACATCTTATGATAATAAACGGGTGACATTTATTAAGCTGCTTACCAAAAAGCTATCGGAGCTGTCATTAAAATTTCAGGTTATTGTTATTGGAAAAAAAGGCTGGAAACATCAGCTGAAAAATATCTTCTTTACGGTTCCTGAAAATCTTCAAATTGTTTTCGGTATCAAAAAAGTTGATCATTCGAAATTACCTGAATATTACAGGAATTCAAAAGCTTTGCTGGACCTTACCCGTGAAAATCAGTATGGACTCAGTTTCAGAGTTTTTGAAGCTATGGCTCTGGAGAAAAAAATCGTTACGGATAATGAATTCATTAAAACCTATGATTTTTATGACCCCAGTAACATTCTTGTTTTGAACGAAACATGCAGCAATCTGGATAAATCTTTTTTTGAATTGCCGTACGAAAAAATTCCTGAAGAGATTTACTATAAATACACTCTTGATAACTGGGTAAACAAGGTCTTTCAGTTATCATAA
- a CDS encoding glycosyltransferase, whose amino-acid sequence MGIKRKIKNYIYLKRHYPLSVKTVIPDPDKKNILIVDSQIPTFDKDSASNRITEIAKFLAKHYNVYLMDWRKAIPKVESRKYIQNLNDHNVMVYTPFIGEYGIMKGKKQFINNLLPKLDFVWCHRPELFEHYLGFFRERAPQAKIVYDMVDIHYLRMERGLEIKYDKNRAQELVHYKHIETELCKQADKIAVISDKEKEFMTAFVDRSKLFTVSNVHNLKVKPEDMPPFEKRNGIFFIGTFLHDPNVDAVEILYHHIMPLVWQVLPELKITIIGSEAPETIKKMNSDKFEIAGFVENIIPYYEKCFASVSPLRFGAGVKGKIGQALEYTLPVLTTEIGAEGMFLENGVTALISGNEDYQKFADHIIEICTKESTWNTLHHNSEKAIYPFSIEAQKEEIFELLK is encoded by the coding sequence ATGGGTATTAAAAGAAAAATAAAAAATTATATATACTTAAAAAGGCATTATCCCTTATCTGTAAAAACCGTTATTCCCGATCCTGATAAAAAAAATATACTGATCGTGGACAGCCAGATTCCGACTTTTGATAAGGATTCGGCATCTAATAGAATTACAGAAATTGCAAAATTCCTGGCAAAACACTATAATGTATATCTGATGGACTGGAGAAAGGCCATCCCCAAGGTTGAATCCAGAAAATACATCCAAAACCTGAACGATCATAATGTGATGGTGTATACACCTTTTATAGGTGAGTACGGCATTATGAAAGGAAAAAAACAGTTCATCAACAACCTTCTTCCTAAACTTGATTTTGTATGGTGCCACAGACCCGAACTTTTCGAGCATTACCTGGGATTTTTCAGAGAAAGAGCTCCCCAGGCAAAGATTGTTTATGATATGGTAGACATCCATTATCTAAGGATGGAAAGAGGACTCGAAATAAAATATGATAAAAACAGAGCACAGGAACTGGTACATTATAAGCACATCGAAACCGAACTTTGTAAGCAGGCAGATAAAATAGCTGTAATCAGTGATAAAGAAAAAGAGTTTATGACTGCTTTTGTCGACCGTTCGAAACTTTTTACCGTGAGCAATGTTCATAACTTAAAGGTAAAACCGGAAGACATGCCACCATTCGAAAAGAGGAACGGGATTTTCTTTATCGGAACTTTTCTCCATGATCCGAACGTAGATGCTGTTGAAATCCTGTATCATCATATTATGCCTTTGGTGTGGCAGGTTTTACCGGAATTAAAAATCACTATCATTGGTTCGGAAGCTCCGGAAACCATCAAAAAAATGAATTCCGACAAGTTTGAAATTGCCGGTTTTGTAGAGAATATCATCCCTTACTACGAAAAATGTTTCGCCTCCGTTTCTCCCTTAAGATTTGGGGCCGGAGTAAAAGGTAAAATCGGTCAGGCTTTAGAATACACGCTGCCTGTATTAACTACCGAAATCGGTGCCGAAGGCATGTTTCTGGAAAATGGAGTCACTGCATTAATTTCAGGGAACGAAGATTATCAGAAATTTGCTGATCATATCATTGAAATCTGCACAAAAGAATCTACCTGGAATACTTTACATCATAATTCTGAAAAAGCAATTTATCCTTTTTCTATTGAAGCACAAAAAGAAGAGATTTTTGAATTGTTAAAATAA
- a CDS encoding glycosyltransferase, with product MKILVIQHSGFINGSGGTEKIASFLANHFAALGHDVEIATNQNISGGAVFPLTEGIKLTNIFSSDIVQENLKALHNYTGKNPFQWVSFKIKKKQAKIFNKNLLKKMNGPDGLYEFNLKKRAEAWKKYMDSVNPDLIITMSTGSLLEITYQNQYTIPIINSVNGRPDYDYSDILWYRSEKEMSLLKESYKHLSAVQILFDSYKDFLPDTFTGKSVTISNPVPQFENDEIVDLTIIKEKYKILHIGTLATDCKQQHVAIDTFAEVVNEFPNWELHFWGVGNDFDLLNKKIKNYQLEYKIFLNGFTDHPVSKLKEADLFIFPSKYEGFGLALAEAMSVGLPGLGFETCSGVNELIKHNITGFLAQDPQELIFYLKQLMADSSLRSELGTNAHLEMKKFAPEKMLEKWSLLIENFRL from the coding sequence ATGAAGATTTTAGTAATACAGCATTCAGGATTTATCAACGGTTCAGGAGGAACAGAGAAAATAGCAAGCTTTTTAGCTAATCATTTTGCTGCCCTGGGACATGATGTAGAAATTGCCACGAATCAAAATATTTCCGGAGGAGCAGTGTTTCCACTGACAGAAGGAATCAAACTGACCAATATTTTTAGTTCTGATATTGTTCAGGAAAATTTAAAGGCACTTCACAATTATACTGGTAAAAATCCTTTCCAATGGGTCAGTTTCAAAATCAAAAAGAAGCAGGCAAAAATTTTCAATAAAAATCTTCTTAAGAAAATGAACGGACCTGACGGTCTGTACGAATTCAACCTTAAAAAAAGAGCTGAGGCCTGGAAAAAATATATGGATTCCGTAAATCCTGATCTTATCATTACCATGTCTACCGGCTCTCTGCTGGAGATCACTTATCAGAATCAATATACGATCCCCATTATTAATTCTGTAAACGGCAGACCGGACTATGATTATTCGGATATTCTCTGGTACAGAAGCGAAAAAGAGATGTCTCTTCTGAAAGAATCTTATAAGCATCTTTCTGCTGTTCAGATCCTGTTTGACAGCTATAAAGATTTTTTACCCGACACTTTTACCGGGAAATCGGTTACCATTTCGAATCCTGTTCCTCAATTTGAAAATGATGAAATCGTTGATCTTACAATTATAAAAGAAAAGTACAAGATTTTGCATATCGGTACTTTGGCTACAGATTGTAAACAGCAGCATGTTGCTATTGACACATTTGCTGAGGTTGTTAACGAATTTCCAAACTGGGAACTGCATTTTTGGGGTGTTGGAAATGATTTTGATCTTTTGAATAAAAAAATTAAGAATTATCAATTAGAATATAAAATTTTCCTCAATGGTTTTACAGACCATCCTGTTTCAAAATTAAAAGAAGCGGATCTTTTTATTTTTCCAAGCAAATATGAAGGCTTCGGATTGGCTCTGGCTGAAGCGATGTCTGTAGGGCTTCCGGGCTTAGGTTTTGAGACATGCTCCGGAGTTAATGAATTAATAAAACATAATATAACCGGTTTTCTTGCTCAGGATCCCCAAGAATTGATATTCTATCTAAAACAACTGATGGCTGATTCAAGTTTACGTTCAGAGTTAGGAACAAATGCCCATCTTGAAATGAAAAAGTTCGCTCCTGAGAAAATGCTTGAGAAATGGAGCTTACTAATAGAAAATTTCAGACTTTAA
- a CDS encoding glycosyltransferase, whose product MNIEKKDISVSVIIPVYNAGKFLAETIESVLNQSFKNFELILINDGSTDDSAAICTEYLRKDARIQYVDQANSGVSVARNLGLSHATGEYVFFLDSDDTIDRGFLATSYDAAKEQDSDITIIGEEFCKRLPRVPALPTCAQFLRLEFLNTYRDIKFPQNIQPCEDGLFSHQLIALTKNIGTNPQGVYHYRHHENQNHLKINENADLVLQQIPIWLEILDDFYERYDLFKTKALHLALFMEHEPFGFRYLAMPLNDQQKTSLHHLIKNYMLRILPYLSAEEKELLSEPFLYFINSDGASDFDRFYIRYTKKRSARKKLYLFFIKFIPLRKIRKDLRKKVSERF is encoded by the coding sequence ATGAATATTGAGAAAAAGGATATTTCTGTATCTGTCATTATCCCTGTTTATAATGCGGGAAAGTTCTTAGCAGAAACTATTGAGAGTGTTTTAAATCAAAGCTTTAAAAATTTTGAACTCATTTTAATAAATGATGGCAGTACCGATGATTCTGCTGCCATCTGTACAGAATATTTAAGAAAAGATGCCAGAATACAATATGTTGATCAAGCCAATTCAGGGGTTTCTGTAGCCAGGAATCTGGGGCTTTCTCATGCAACTGGTGAATATGTTTTCTTTCTGGATTCTGATGATACCATAGATCGCGGGTTTTTAGCAACATCTTATGATGCTGCCAAAGAACAGGATAGCGATATTACCATTATAGGAGAAGAGTTTTGCAAAAGATTACCCCGCGTTCCTGCATTGCCTACCTGTGCCCAGTTTTTGCGTCTGGAATTTCTGAATACATATCGGGATATAAAATTTCCCCAAAATATCCAGCCTTGTGAAGACGGTTTATTCTCACACCAGTTGATTGCACTGACCAAAAATATCGGGACAAATCCTCAAGGTGTTTATCATTACAGGCATCATGAGAATCAAAATCACCTAAAAATTAATGAAAATGCTGATCTGGTCCTTCAGCAGATTCCGATTTGGTTAGAAATATTAGATGATTTTTATGAAAGGTATGATCTTTTTAAAACAAAAGCACTTCATTTAGCCTTATTTATGGAACACGAACCATTTGGGTTCAGATATCTGGCAATGCCTTTGAATGATCAGCAGAAAACTTCATTACATCACCTGATAAAAAATTATATGCTGAGAATTTTGCCTTATCTTTCAGCGGAAGAAAAAGAATTGCTCAGTGAGCCTTTCCTTTATTTTATCAATTCTGATGGTGCTTCTGATTTCGACAGGTTTTATATCAGGTATACCAAAAAGCGGTCAGCCAGGAAGAAGTTGTATTTATTTTTTATAAAATTTATTCCATTGAGAAAAATAAGAAAAGACCTGAGGAAGAAAGTCAGTGAAAGATTTTAA
- a CDS encoding acetyl-CoA carboxylase carboxyltransferase subunit alpha encodes MEYLSFELPIQELMDQYQTCSLVGEESGVDVKLACSQIEDKIIEKKKEIYGNLTPWQRVQLSRHPDRPYTLDYINGMVDKGSFLELHGDRNFADDPAMIGGLATLDGQKVMIIGTQKGRTTKERQHRRFGMPNPEGYRKALRLMKLAEKFRIPVITLVDTPGAYPGLEAEERGQGEAIARNIFEMTMLKTPIFTYIIGEGASGGALGIGVGNKVYMLENTWYTVIAPESCSSILWRNWDHKEDAANALNLTPKDALREKFIDGIIEEPLGGAHYDPETTYLNLKASILQNVKAFSKFTGKELETQRQDKFIAMGQFKG; translated from the coding sequence ATGGAATATTTAAGTTTCGAACTTCCTATACAAGAATTGATGGACCAATACCAAACATGTTCTTTAGTAGGAGAAGAAAGTGGTGTTGATGTAAAATTAGCATGCAGCCAGATTGAGGACAAGATCATCGAAAAGAAAAAAGAGATCTATGGCAACCTTACTCCCTGGCAGAGAGTACAACTATCCCGTCACCCGGACCGTCCTTATACATTAGATTATATTAACGGGATGGTAGACAAGGGAAGTTTCCTGGAACTTCACGGAGACAGAAATTTCGCAGACGACCCTGCCATGATCGGCGGTTTAGCGACATTGGATGGTCAGAAAGTAATGATTATAGGAACTCAGAAAGGCAGAACAACTAAGGAGAGACAGCACAGAAGATTCGGAATGCCTAACCCTGAAGGGTACAGAAAAGCTTTAAGACTGATGAAGCTTGCTGAAAAATTCAGAATTCCGGTAATTACTTTAGTAGACACACCGGGAGCCTATCCTGGTCTTGAAGCTGAAGAGAGAGGACAGGGAGAGGCCATTGCAAGAAACATTTTCGAAATGACGATGCTTAAAACGCCTATCTTCACATATATTATCGGTGAAGGAGCAAGTGGTGGCGCATTGGGAATCGGGGTTGGCAACAAAGTATATATGTTGGAAAATACTTGGTATACGGTAATTGCCCCTGAAAGCTGCTCATCCATTCTATGGAGAAACTGGGATCACAAAGAGGATGCCGCCAATGCACTGAACCTTACTCCAAAAGATGCTTTAAGAGAAAAATTCATCGATGGAATTATCGAAGAACCGCTTGGAGGAGCACATTATGATCCGGAAACGACCTACCTGAATCTGAAAGCTTCCATTCTACAGAATGTTAAAGCCTTCTCTAAATTTACAGGGAAAGAACTTGAAACCCAAAGACAGGATAAATTTATTGCCATGGGGCAATTTAAAGGATAA
- a CDS encoding DUF6759 domain-containing protein translates to MKKIFLLIFLCIFTLGFSQKKKKAKVKAVVEKETVIIYTEEEAENSKELRVIAGFLKQNPGHAKTEYFKKKLMLVMLADTSSDAKLATTASMGTIKTENTVKGSSLKDNNKNLASNAALASLKAERAVHYASVTSAAKTAGVSKKAEPSDESKRTAAMLTHIFNNDINKNEAYINIRNKSKCPLNVKINGRKSYTLLIPAKSQNFILIDKGDYTLSTMVCDAAYSSLKKIDKDIEIALNVAE, encoded by the coding sequence ATGAAAAAAATATTTCTCCTCATATTCCTATGTATTTTTACGCTGGGCTTTTCTCAGAAAAAGAAAAAAGCTAAAGTAAAAGCGGTTGTAGAGAAAGAAACGGTGATCATCTATACTGAAGAAGAAGCAGAAAATTCTAAGGAACTGCGGGTAATCGCCGGGTTTCTGAAGCAAAATCCCGGGCATGCTAAAACTGAATATTTTAAGAAAAAACTCATGCTGGTGATGCTGGCAGATACGTCTTCAGACGCAAAACTGGCCACCACAGCATCCATGGGTACTATTAAAACAGAAAATACCGTAAAAGGAAGCAGCCTGAAGGATAATAATAAGAATCTTGCTTCGAATGCTGCTCTGGCTTCGTTAAAGGCCGAGAGAGCGGTACACTATGCATCCGTCACAAGCGCTGCTAAGACCGCGGGAGTGAGTAAAAAAGCTGAACCTTCTGATGAATCTAAAAGAACGGCTGCCATGCTTACCCACATTTTTAATAATGATATTAATAAAAATGAAGCCTACATCAATATCCGGAATAAATCCAAGTGTCCGCTTAACGTAAAAATAAATGGCAGAAAATCTTACACTCTGCTTATCCCGGCGAAAAGTCAGAATTTTATTCTGATCGATAAAGGAGATTATACTTTAAGTACCATGGTTTGTGACGCGGCCTATTCTTCACTGAAGAAGATCGATAAAGATATTGAGATCGCACTGAATGTAGCGGAGTAG
- the tsf gene encoding translation elongation factor Ts: protein MSYTPAAADVAKLRNQTGAGMMDCKKALVEAEGDFEKAVDILRKKGQKVAANRADRESSEGAVIARVNEDNTLGVIISLNCETDFVAKNEAFIELAYELAEMAIFAATKEELLATDFHGLTVAEKLIEQTGVIGEKIEIGVFERITGPYLGAYIHAGNKIAAITALSAKVEGSDEAAKAVSMQAAAMNPIALDETAVSQETIDKELEIERHKLTEEGKPANIIDNILKGKMQRFYKDNTLVHQDFIKDNSMSVADYVKSVNADLKVTGFIRVSLA from the coding sequence ATGTCTTATACACCAGCTGCTGCAGACGTAGCAAAATTAAGAAACCAAACAGGTGCAGGTATGATGGACTGCAAAAAAGCTTTAGTTGAAGCTGAAGGAGATTTCGAGAAAGCGGTAGACATCCTTAGAAAAAAAGGACAGAAAGTTGCTGCTAACAGAGCTGACAGAGAATCAAGTGAAGGTGCGGTAATCGCAAGAGTAAATGAAGATAACACTTTAGGGGTTATTATTTCTTTAAACTGTGAAACTGACTTTGTTGCTAAAAACGAAGCTTTTATCGAGCTTGCTTACGAACTGGCTGAAATGGCAATTTTCGCTGCCACTAAAGAAGAGCTTTTGGCTACAGATTTCCACGGACTTACTGTTGCTGAAAAATTAATCGAGCAAACAGGTGTTATCGGTGAAAAAATCGAGATCGGAGTATTCGAAAGAATTACAGGACCTTACCTGGGAGCTTACATCCACGCCGGAAACAAGATCGCTGCGATCACCGCTCTTTCTGCTAAAGTAGAAGGATCTGATGAAGCTGCCAAAGCTGTTTCTATGCAGGCTGCTGCTATGAACCCTATCGCTCTTGATGAGACGGCTGTTTCTCAGGAAACGATCGATAAAGAATTGGAGATTGAAAGACATAAACTTACTGAAGAAGGTAAGCCTGCCAACATCATCGACAATATCCTTAAAGGTAAAATGCAGAGATTCTATAAAGACAATACTTTGGTACACCAGGATTTCATTAAAGATAACAGCATGTCTGTTGCTGACTATGTAAAATCTGTAAATGCAGACCTTAAAGTAACTGGATTCATAAGAGTAAGCTTAGCTTAA